The following DNA comes from Sander lucioperca isolate FBNREF2018 chromosome 2, SLUC_FBN_1.2, whole genome shotgun sequence.
atacatacacatatacatacataacaaaACTAACAGAGCGTAGTCATATTTGTGGAAATGCAcgtgcaaatacacacagaaagagTAGAGGAACTGGTCGCTGCATTGACTAACCACCACATTTACACCTCACAAGAGCCTCATGGCGCTGACGAACCAACAGCTGAGAATCAAAGCATCATGGACAGAGATTACCCACAGATGACAGAGATGACACACAGAAccgcacagagacacaaaaccaATGCCCTCTCCTACCTCAGCTGCCAGGTCAGGGTTTCCCAAGCAGCCTCGTCGGTTGTCTTCAAAATATTCCACCTGCACAGCCATTCAACAGAACAAGAGAGGGGGGAGTgagaaggagacagagagagatgggaggggGTGAGAATAACAATCAATAGAATAATGCGACAAGGGCCTGTTCAAAAAAACTCGTCATTATGGACAGTAGGACCACCAGGTACAGCATGTATGCCTTTTCACACACAAACTCCTTGTCTCCTTATCATTCCTGTCATACTCAGCAACCATCAAAAAGCAGCCATGCACACAAATGTCTTTTCTTTGATTTGTGTGAGCCGGCACTTCCCTCTACTGCTGGGATATACTATAAGAGACAGCAAAGCAAGACTCAATTTCCATTATGGAattatgtaatgtctgtatcctGACCTGGCGCAGCCTTCCTAATTTATGCATTAAGACGAGTCTGCATAACCCAGTTTTTTAAAGGGTAAATTGGCAAAACATGCACAAGTGTCAGTAAATAGGTTAGCTGATAGTCAGATGCAATAGATGGAAATGGTTCATCAAAGCAGGGCTAATTATTGTAAAACAATAGCATCTTCTTATTTGGCACAGCATGTCCCCCTTGTCTACATGGCCCTGACTGTCTCAATGTTAAATGATGTGTTTTGTCTTGAGCTGTCCCGCCAACCTCATCTCCCCCCTTCCACTCAATCCTAAAATAGTCTGGAGCAATGAATATTTACCCTCCAAGCCTCTGAGCTGCCTTGGTTTGTACTCCTCCGTCCGCTGGACGAATCCCCATCAGAAGACTCGGGCTCCCTCTTGTCTTCACCTCTATCCCTCTATCCCTTTCttcttgctctctctttctctctctctacctctccacTCTTCtttctcggtctctctctctcgtctgtgTTCCAGCAGCCCATTCAGGAAGCCATCTTGTGTTTTTAATCTGGCTTTACATGAGCCCTCGTACgcacgttctctctctctctctctctctctctctctgtgtgtgtgtcgcttgCTCTCGTGCTctaccccctccctctccctctctctctctctcctgctagTATGCCAATAGGTCTACCGCACACaagctcatacacacacacacacacacacacacacacacacacgagggatttttttttctgtgatcaCTATCACTCCTTCCTTCCACTTGTTCagttctttttctcttttccttctaCATACATGATGTAAATGCCCCTTCTaccaccccctccccctctatctctcttcaAACATATACACTCATgaacaaatgtacacacacacacacacagagctcgcCGGAGAGACGTCACGCTAGAGATAGCACACAAAGGCAGTCcgtccaccaatcagaggccgGGCTGGGCTCTGCTGCTAGGGTGAAATAGAAGGAGAGCAAGTGAGGgcggcgagagagagagaaagagagatagtgtgtgtgtgtgtgtgtgtgtgtgtgtgtgtgtgtgtgtgtgtacagcacCATAAAAGAGAGGCTGACATAAAGAGACAGAGTAAAGGTGGacgggaggtgtgtgtgtgtgtgtgtatgtgtgtgtgtgtgtgtgtgtacagcacCATAAAAGAGAGGCTGACATAAAGAGACAAAGTAAAGGTGGAcgggagttgtgtgtgtgtgtgtgtgtgtgtgtgtgtgtgtgtgtgtgtgtgtgtggggcggtAGGGGGGGGGGATGGGTCCTCTCTATGCCTGTCAATTATCTCCTCAAACTCGCCTTTCCTAAACAATGCCTCTGGTATGTGGTATCGCTGAGCACCATCTGGGTGTCAGGGCTGCCTGCAATAACTGGACtggactgcacacacacacacacacacacacacacacacacacacacacacacacacacacacacacacacacacacacacacacacacacacacatttattttcacaaaGACCCTCTCAAACAGCCTCACAACCCCCCTCTGACAGGCAAAATGCACACTTACACAGCAAAGCCCAACATGCTGACTCAAAGAAAGTGAAGACACAGAAAATGAGCACATTGCCACTGTTACTCTGTGATATTATAAGAGAAGTACACATTAAAGCTACATAAGTGCCATAAGCAAAAAGTCATGGTGTCACAAAATATAACAAATCATCAGCTGGGATCACGTTCACGTTTACAAATCAGTGATCTCCAAGGATACACGTGCAAACACTATGTAAGCTGCCGGGGGCTCGCATTTCCTTTACACACAGTCTGTGCGAGAATGACATACCAAGCATATTTTGAAAGCTTGAGTTCATAATGTTTACATTCTGAGTGTGAAAGATCATCTTCAGCTTGCACCCTTTTAAACCAGACATCAGTGCACGTTCTTGCCAGCGTGCTGCACACAACCACAAAAGCCAAGGGGAAATGGTTTTGTCCAAATCAGTAATTGCTGCCTAGATGCATTTCTCTTTTTAAACAAAGCCCTTTTAAAAACTGTAAGTGATCAGCTTTTGTGAAACGGGAagtttaacaaaaaacaaattgtgtgCCAAAGTGGTGCCAGAGTGAAAAGGGCTGCTGGATTAGTAACCGCCGCATGACAAGACAAAGTCAGCGAAAGTTCATGCAGGCTGGCGAAGACACGGCGGATCAAGGCAAAAAGGACAGAAAgcgagaggcagacagagacacagaaacagagagagaatcggaaagagagagggagctgAAGTGTGGCGTCGTGATGCAAAGGCAGCCACACAGTGACACAGCATTCTGTCTGACGCTCTCATATGGCATGGGAAACCCCCTCTGCTGACGTCAGACGGGCCACGTGTgggtatgaatgtgtgtaagtgtgtgtgtttatgtgtaagCAGAGGGCGTGTTTGTGGAAAGCTGGACAGCGAGAGCGGCTGCTTCGTTACAGGTGGCCGGGGGAGTTGTAGCACACAGCGGTGTAGCCGCAGCGCAAGCGTTTTAGTAAAGGCAGCAGTAACAGGAAGAGTAACCGCAgttgtgaattaataataatagtttaTGTAATGAATCTAAGCACCACCTGTCAAGCGAGGCTTGTTAGAAATATTTGTCTTTGCAGGAATAACGAATGCAGAATCATGAGGAAGAAACATAATCTAGCACATCTAACTGTCCCTCCTCTTTCAGGCTTTCACAGCCTTCAATGGACACCTTGCAATCACTGACAGAGCATACAGCACTCACTCACAGACGCAAATCCTATCTACTCCTAGACAGCGCCATAAGCCTGACATACACATGCCTTCATTTAAAACTAATTTCACTCATAAATGCCCTGTAGGTTGCTGTTTCACAATTTAGACCTGCAAACTAACTaaccccacacacaaacacactcactacATACGGACACAGTGGAGGGAGGCTCACTATAGCTGTTCTGATTGcgtattgtattttattatttattgtatcaATCAGACTCACTTGTCTAATTTAATGTATTGATTAAGCTAGTTTGCTTATTCTTTATACTCCACTCCtctattttattcacattcaCAATTAGTCACCTGTTTCAATGGGTGTACCTGGAACATTTTTGACGGTATGGATTCTTAACCAGGCTATTAAGTAAGAAAAGGTTATGTGAATGTAAAGAGCCGTGAGTAAAACATATTTTGAATGGTCACATTTAGTCTGTTGAACTGTACAGGTTGTATGAAATTGAAGCTGCTGCCCATATTCACATGGTACAACAGTGAGCAGCTGTCATGGTAGAAGATGGAGGCTGTGGTTGCCAGGCAATAAGGGACTCAGCTGCTAACATCCATTGAGAGGTCAGAGGGCAGGGATGGAGGGATtgaggtggtgggggggggaagATTCTCCTTATTTTGAAGAAGACATTTTTGACACTATTCATTCAGAAATCACTAAATAATACCCATCCAAAATGGTGAGCACATTTTTgaaaatctgtacaaaaacataCCAATATAAATCAATTCAGATCAATATATTATAAAAGAAAAACTCCAAACATTACAGGAAACAATTCAAGATTacagctgcaagcagcgatgaacagACCCCCGACCACTGGACAGTTGCAGTAGGGCTgtctatattatatatgaatatTCTGAAAATTCTAAATTCTAAATTCtaatatatattcaaattgtaaaaaaaaaattgaacatgaagattatttttttgggcatttttaggcctttatttaggacagctgaagacatgaaaggggagagagagaggggaatgacatgcagcaaagggctgcaggtcggagttgaaccggggaccgctgcgttgaggagtaaacctctacatatgggagCCCGcactaccaactgagctatccgagCACCCAAATGGCATTTTTGGCCAATTTTGACAGTCCTATCGCCAACCAACCTTGTTGGTGCTTGGGCCCTAACAACCAAAACCCCCTTGATTTCCCAATTACTTGGGAATTATTGACCACACAGACAAAATCTCTCCAGCTGAGTAAAGCTTGTGGTcaagacaaaatgaaaaacaaaatgctcAAATGTAGCACCCCAGAGATGCAGGATACAGTGTTAAAGTTATTCAATATTGTATTACAGTCGGGATGTTTACCCAAAATCTGGTGGAAAGGGCTCATTTCCCCATCATAAGAGTGGGAACAAATCAGACCCTAATAACTACCAAGGTATTTGTGTCAGCAGCTGTCTTGGAACACTCCATCTTGAGTTAAAGTCAAATTGGCTTTCTCCCAAACCACCGCACCACCGAACATGTATACTCTTCAcactttaattaaaaaacatgTACACCTAACAACAAATGGTAAGATGTTcactttttcatgttttattgattTCAAGAAGGCTCTATTACAGacttctacactgtggtatacGGGGCAAAATGTATCATCTGATTAAATCAATGTAGTTGAAAAATATGTGTGCTGTTAAAATTGGAGACAAACTAACTGAATTCTTCACCCAGAGAAGAGGTGTTCGGTAGGGTTACAATTTAAGTCTTCCTTTTTTAATGTGTATATAAATGAGCTTGCTGATGAGTTGGATCAATGTGCTGCTCCTGCTGCCTCTCCCTCAATCAGCCCATTGCGTTGTAGGCTAATGTATGGGGTCTACATCATCATCAGAGCCATACCCACTAAGACAAACATCCAACAGAATCTGTACATGCAGAATTCTGCAGAAACATTCTACGcgtacacagaaacacaccaaCAAATGCATGTAGAGCCAAATTAGGCAGATACCCACTGATAATTAACAGTCAGGTAGTTATAAAACTGAAATCCAGCCCCCGAGACACCTTACATTCCAAAGTCCTCCAAACTCAAGAGCTGAGCTGAGAAGTTGGGTTGGGATCAGCCTCACTACAACAGTGCTCTTCAAACAGCAATCAGAGTAAGgaaaattaaaacacaatgcAAAGAAACCTATCTGGAACATTGGAAAGAAGAAACTAAAAGCCAAAGTAGATTAGCATTGGCAAGTCAGGCAGTCACTAGCCTTTTAATATAAACATGAATATCACCCAGGAGATGCAACAGTCCGAACACTAATGGACAAGATGCAGTTTAATGACTATATTCTGACCCCTGCGTTTACTTAATCAATACTACTTTGATATGAGAAGCCCTTAATCTAAATTGATTCTCGTAAACTACAATTTGAATGGATTCCCACAAATATGCAAACTTTTTCATCAAACAGCAACATTTAAGTGTGTTGTTGTGAAGCTCTATATGCTATTTCCAAAGctttaaaaatgtccaaattaTTTGAGAGACGGTGCATAATAATGAAATCTGAATATTTTAGCACGGAAATAGCAGAGTTTTGGAAATGGTTAAAAATGTTctgacatatactgtatatttaatttCAGAAATACTGGTAATAGTATTTGCCCTCAAAAAAACTGGTACAAccttattaatattatataacaGCCCCTGCCCTTTTTAGTTCTTGCCATTACAAAAACCCACCTAACACTGTTTAGTCATCATGTTGTGTATGAAAGTTGGTAAGTATGGGAATGTTGGTAACAGAAACAGTGGCCACATGCTTGTTTTGCTGACTGCCAGCCCTAGGAAAAGCAGTAAATAAGTGTCCATGCTTTCATGCTTGGTCATGCTTTCAAGCCCAGTCTGGTTTTTCCTGCTTCTCCTCCTCCAATACTGCTGACCATTTACTGCATCTTCCCGTCCTCCTCCTTGACTTTACAGCCCATCCCCCCAGTTTAAGCGCGGGGgcatgtacaaacacacaaagccacacacaaagccacacacacacacacacacacacacacacacacacacacacacgtgcacttCCATTAACACATATAAGTGCACACTTTAAAAACATGcagtctttctctttcttcgcacacccacgcacacaaacagaaactggCCTAAGGTTAACCCCCACTGTCATTCAAATCCTCAGAGGTCAAAGGACAAAGCCCAGGCAACTGCAGGAATTCTCCACTGCTGCCGTTTGGAAGCCCTCACAGTCTCTCAGccatgcaaaaacacacacacacacacacacacacacacacacacactgttcactCACAGTCTGTTCAAATAGACTAAAACTTTTTCACTGCTTAATCTTGAGGACAATATTTAAGTAGGATCTATAACAACAACGGTTACCCATCTGTATCCTCAGCACTCAGCACAACAAGTAAATACTCATACTCAATATATTTATTAACTAGATTCACTACATTTAAGGTAGATATAAGTGGGTGTGCCCCTGTGTCTTTCTCACTGTTGAAGTTCCAATTTCTACTTTAAATACATTAGTGTGTGTGGGGACAACCTCAGTGGGTGCTTTATGATAAAGCTACAGCTCTGTTTGGGACATCCTCATAGGCTAGAGCATGTGCAGACTCCGACATCTTCCGAAAATACGTATAGATCAGTGGCAGCATTCAGTGGCATAACTGACTGACTATTTACTTGATTTGTCTATTTATCGTGATCTATTGAATTtcacaaaacagagaaaaatagCCATTATTTTTACTATTAAATTGtgtgatgtcttgttttgtcctaaGAACAGTCCTAAACCCAAATGTACACAGTTTACTATGTATTTAAAACAGATACAAGTAGAAAATCCTCACACTGGACAAGCTGGAATATGACCATGTTTGGATTTTTGCTTGAAAACGTATTAATGGATTGTCAAAGTAGTTGGTGactcattttctgacatttgactTATTGTTTCAGCTCCAAAAGAAACAGCATTAAATGTACTAGAACACAGGTATTTCTGTTTGGTGTCTGGCAGTCCCATCAACAAATAGAAACACTTCCACCATCAAAGTACATTTTTACAGTATCGATGCTTGTTATAGTAGTTGTAGTATAACCAGTAATTGTTTAATCACGTTTTTAAAGCACACAGAGTTGTGTCACTGTATGAAGTGTGCTCTataaatatatttgagttgGCAGAACAATCTCTTCCATCCGTTCTGACTCTGATAAACAcaagtcagacagaagtggagtTGCCATGAGGAGAGAACAATACTAAACTGTAGATGTTCATTTATGAATTTGAGTTTTGGAATTTAGTGTCACATCTAGCATTATAGTATGTGTCATTTGGGTAAATGCTATAACATATACACACTTTGCATATATGGCACGTGCAACCAACTAGCCCTCTAAACCCAGCCTGAGGACAAACAGGTCTAGGCTTGACAGATAAGGAATGCAATTAGTAGCACCAGCAGCTACAAAGCCTAATGCTATCTATCTGAATGGACATCCCAAACAAGATGTTTGTGACATCTGTACTGGTTAAGGGTGTCacgagattgtgacttaattttcaaattaagtcacaatctcgaacttttaattaaaaaatggaatcgtcgatgctgccacgcccccatgtcacgtccggtcggcttgccaagcggaaaaaaacacgcacgtgttgaagtgctgcgagtcaaCATCCTCAAACTTAGatacagccagtcaaaagatagcatggcaactgcacagacagaacttgaaccccctcctctttcagtGAACTCTccggtgtggaagtattttggatttcaagtgagttatgttgacaacgtttgcgttgtgtgtgtgtgtgtgtgtgtgtgtgcacacccTTTATCTCTGTACAGAGGACACTAGACATGGCATGTTTCAGCTATGTTGAAATAGTTTGTTAAGACACTTAATTGTTCAGAGAAGACTATGgacatggcttttttatggtttttgtttgttttgttgtggacTTGAATGTCATCACCTGTGACGAAGACTGCAGTTACAAAAGAGAAACTAGATGGTAGCTTATTTTGCTTAAGTTTCCAGTTGACTGAAGATAttaagttattgttacattatgttgttaataaatgttttaaatttgacaatgtagtgtggtacattgcgaacaaaggtcagataaaagtctaaaaatggcatagcaacctgtgctttaaaaaaagaaatatgtaaaaatcgagaatcgaaTCAAACCGTGACCGtagaatcgaaaatgtaatcgaatccaggatttggagaatcgtgacacccctagtaaTGGTCTGTCAGGAAAGTACTGCAGCAGGTGGGTGAATGGATACACTTAACTTGACACAACAACCACAGCCAGCTGGCTAAAAGCAGAACATACTTCTACTGAGAAAACCCCCAGTGTGAGACTCTGGGACAGCGTGGGCCGCGCGATTCCAAAACTACCTTGAAACACAAATTATTAATACTATTGATATGCTGACACTAATATAGTATTCCCATAAACAATCACTGTCATATTATTATACAATAAACATATCTGTACCTCGCTCACCTCCCACTCATTCCGTCTCTTCTTCAGCTGTTCACATTTGCGCAGTTTGCAGATCTGCTTGCCCGTCTTGCGGTTCAGACAGTTTGCGCAGGAACGGCAGTTCTCTTTGCGGAGGCAGGGAGTGCAGTCGCCacatttcttcctctttttcttctgGAGGTCAACAGTGGGGTCCACGGAGGCATagaagggagacagagagaagagccCCGCTTGCTGGTGTTCAGTCTCAATATATTTGCTCAGAGGAGACGTCTTCTCTAAAGATTTTCTGTGCAAGTGGAGAGACTGAGCCTCCTTTTCGTCCATTGAGAATTCATAAATGTCCTCAGATGGCACGCCAGGCCCTGCCGTTGGCCTGGGCATGGTGGCCGTCCTCACTTATGTCTACGTTGTCTCTTAAATAACGAGACTATAAAAACACGGATGAACACAGTGAAGTTTAAAAAGTGGAGTttaaaatcaacaccattcaaaCGAACCATAAATATTTGGCTGCAAGTTTGTATGGTCTTAAAATCAAAGTTTGGCAGGAAGATAACTTGTCTTGGATCAGTCTGTGCTGTTGACTTTGTCTATCTCGATATTAAACCATCTGGAGAAAGCCTAAATCCCCTTGGCCAAAAAACGTTAGCTTAATGTAATCTTGTTTTCTAGTCGGAGTCCTCCAGGCATAGCTTAATTATTCTACTGTGGTATTGTTCACCCGTTGGTGGCCCTGGAGAATCCTGGTTGTAACTTGCAGTATGGAGTCCATCTTTCCCAGCTACCCGTTGTGATGGTTGGCGGACCGCCACCGTGGCGGCGTAGCTGGAGCCTGGGGAGTCATGGCGGTGTCTGCGCAGCCTGGCCACAGTCTGGAAAGTCAAAGggataaaacaaaaatgttttaatccaTGCtagaatgccaaaaaaagtatgCATACACATTTCTTTTCTAGGTTACCAGTTGGGACCTTGAATGTTTGTCTTATggttaggattgggcatcgagaaccgattcctacttggaattgtttcaaaaattacgattccagtggaatcgtttcttttttggaatcgtttggaatcgtttggaggatttggtttcaaatctttttttttttcacttgtctccttttgtgtgcatcttagtcccagaaatgcctgttactaacctagctctggggagttttctccccggagtccctttgcttcttcttcacccagaacatcgccttggaattgggtggcacctacaccggggtcctgggtgcagctgacgctatggacttactacaccctgctacgctctgcgattccccgcagtgtccgactgcgtcctgccgcgtccaaccgcgtccacccaggctgctgtgccacactacaccccgtaacgccctgctgtaccctactatgacatgaactactatgactaccattgtgatcactgtttcactatctttattatgactattattgccaccattcaccactcccccaactggtgccgtcagacaccgcctaccaagagtctgggtctgtcccaggtttcttcctaacaaaaaagggagtttttcctcaccactgtcgcaatagctactgctaatgcttgctcttgaggcaaccactgtaatagttggggcttcgtaaactacagagtttggtctagacctactctatctgtaaagtgtctcgagataactcttgttatgatttgatactataaataaaactgaattgaattgaaatctgatcatgggttccaaatttaacatgcgcaagttttggtttccgtagcagccaggcgcttgttgtgttacagccatggagcacagtaagcagcgctctagtctggctttattttacgttgaaaaagcccggtaaaactgcaacccaccattgaatcaaaataaaactttcctcttatttgtgaaataagcatgtgacccgtttcaactccacccctcaaagaatcggaatcgataagaaccggaatcaaaaggaagaattgcaattggaatcagaattgttaaaatccaaacgatgacCAACCCTACTTATGGTCAGTGTGTACAGTATCTCTCTCCATCAACTGTTATCAGCAACTGAATTTTTAAGGATATTTTTTCTGTGTCCATTTAAGGGAATATGTCTTTTGATATCCCCGACATAAAAGATCTGAACATACATGTGCCATAAATCTAACAATGTATGTAGCCAACTTGTACAACTAGTATGTCTACGACTGTGATCATATGCCCTTATTAAAACACATTGTGTTGTGTTACACATCTTGTGTTGTAGCCAACATGTCAAGGGCAGACAACATCTAAAGTCCAAAGTGAGATAtgcatgtacatgtatatactgtTTAATGTGCTG
Coding sequences within:
- the LOC116050701 gene encoding methylcytosine dioxygenase tet3-A-like, encoding MPRPTAGPGVPSEDIYEFSMDEKEAQSLHLHRKSLEKTSPLSKYIETEHQQAGLFSLSPFYASVDPTVDLQKKKRKKCGDCTPCLRKENCRSCANCLNRKTGKQICKLRKCEQLKKRRNEWEVSEVEYFEDNRRGCLGNPDLAAELLVRQRHEALVRCKCGG